The Terriglobales bacterium genome includes a window with the following:
- the ctaD gene encoding cytochrome c oxidase subunit I yields MATVALPIEQENYLNTNYGWKSWLLTTDHKRIGILYLISITFMFFIGGFFATMIRLELLTPAGDMMTSDTYNKMFSMHGIVMVFFFLIPSIPAVLGNFLIPIMIGAKDLAFPKLNLLSWYIYSVSALMMIYSIVTGGVDTGWTFYPPFSTTYSNSQVVVAGLAVFINGFSSILTGLNFIVTTHRMRAPGLTWNRLPLFVWSHYATSVIQVLGTPVIAITVALVAIERVWHIGIFDPRVGGDPVLFQHMFWFYSHPAVYIMILPSMAIMSEVVTCFSRKRIFGYNFVALASIAIAVLGFLVWAHHMFVAGISAYAALVFSLLSYFVAVPSAIKVFNWTVTMYKGQVSYATPMLYAFGFIGLFTIGGMTGLFLACLGIDPHVHDTYFVVAHFHFIMVGGAVMAYLSGIHFWWPKMTGRMYPEAWGKIAAGLVFVGFNLTFLPQFVLGYLGMPRRYHAYASEFQVLNVLSSAGASILAIGYLLPLVYLLWSLRYGKPAGNNPWNAVGLEWMTTSPPPTYNFDETPVVTWEAYDYENMPQEVPVGR; encoded by the coding sequence GCGAATCGGGATCCTGTACCTGATCTCTATCACCTTCATGTTCTTCATCGGTGGCTTCTTTGCCACGATGATCCGGTTGGAGTTGCTGACTCCCGCCGGCGACATGATGACGTCGGACACCTATAACAAGATGTTCTCGATGCACGGCATCGTGATGGTGTTCTTCTTCCTGATTCCCTCCATTCCAGCCGTGCTGGGCAACTTCCTGATCCCGATCATGATCGGCGCCAAGGATCTGGCGTTCCCCAAGCTCAACCTGCTGAGTTGGTACATTTACAGCGTGTCGGCGCTGATGATGATCTACTCCATCGTCACCGGCGGCGTCGATACCGGTTGGACCTTCTATCCGCCGTTCTCGACCACCTACTCGAATTCGCAGGTTGTGGTCGCCGGACTCGCCGTCTTCATCAATGGGTTCTCGTCGATCCTTACCGGACTGAACTTTATCGTCACGACGCACCGCATGCGTGCTCCTGGCTTGACCTGGAACCGCCTGCCCTTGTTCGTTTGGAGCCATTACGCAACGTCGGTGATTCAGGTTCTCGGAACTCCCGTTATCGCCATCACGGTTGCGCTGGTTGCGATTGAACGCGTGTGGCACATCGGCATCTTCGATCCCCGCGTGGGCGGCGACCCGGTGCTGTTCCAGCACATGTTCTGGTTCTACTCGCATCCCGCCGTGTACATCATGATTTTGCCGTCAATGGCGATCATGTCCGAAGTCGTAACCTGTTTCTCTCGTAAGCGCATTTTCGGATACAACTTTGTGGCTCTGGCTTCGATCGCGATCGCTGTGCTCGGCTTCCTCGTCTGGGCGCACCACATGTTCGTAGCCGGAATCTCGGCGTACGCGGCGCTGGTCTTCTCGCTCCTCAGCTACTTTGTCGCGGTGCCCTCGGCCATCAAGGTCTTCAACTGGACCGTGACCATGTATAAGGGCCAGGTTTCCTATGCGACTCCGATGCTGTACGCGTTCGGCTTCATCGGCCTGTTCACCATCGGCGGCATGACAGGATTGTTCCTGGCCTGTCTCGGTATCGACCCGCACGTGCACGACACCTACTTCGTTGTCGCGCACTTCCACTTCATCATGGTGGGCGGCGCCGTCATGGCATACCTCTCCGGCATCCACTTCTGGTGGCCGAAGATGACCGGCCGCATGTATCCGGAAGCGTGGGGCAAGATCGCAGCCGGTCTGGTATTCGTCGGATTCAACCTGACCTTCCTCCCGCAGTTCGTCCTTGGATACCTCGGCATGCCGCGTCGCTATCACGCGTATGCCAGCGAGTTCCAGGTGCTGAACGTTCTCTCCAGCGCGGGAGCTTCGATTCTTGCCATCGGATATCTGCTGCCCCTGGTGTACCTGCTCTGGTCTCTGCGGTACGGCAAACCGGCAGGCAACAACCCGTGGAATGCTGTCGGACTGGAATGGATGACCACTTCTCCTCCTCCGACTTACAACTTCGATGAGACCCCGGTCGTAACCTGGGAAGCTTACGACTACGAAAACATGCCGCAGGAGGTCCCGGTTGGCCGCTAA
- a CDS encoding cytochrome c oxidase subunit 3 family protein: MAANTEVVAQQALRHHFATMQQQRDSATLGMWIFLVTEILFFGGLFTAYLVYRTMHYPAWEMGSEHMSFVLGTTNTVILLTSSLTVALGVHAAQVGKPKVTAILLLITILMGFGFLGIKGMEYHEHYVHGLVPGPFWHFNHVDAHGNVPPNELQLFFYLYFVMTGLHALHVIIGLGILSVIAFFAWRGRYTPQYHTPVHIAGLYWHFVDLVWIFLYPLLYLIAHTHV; encoded by the coding sequence TTGGCCGCTAATACTGAAGTCGTTGCGCAGCAGGCGCTGCGGCATCATTTCGCCACCATGCAGCAGCAGCGGGACTCCGCTACGCTTGGCATGTGGATCTTCCTGGTCACCGAAATCCTGTTCTTCGGAGGCCTCTTCACGGCTTACCTCGTCTATCGCACCATGCATTACCCCGCATGGGAGATGGGCAGTGAGCACATGTCATTTGTGCTCGGGACCACGAACACCGTCATCTTGCTCACCAGCTCCCTGACGGTGGCGCTCGGCGTTCATGCGGCGCAGGTCGGAAAGCCGAAAGTCACGGCCATCCTGCTGCTTATCACTATTCTGATGGGCTTCGGATTCCTTGGCATCAAGGGCATGGAATACCACGAGCACTATGTCCACGGTCTGGTGCCCGGCCCGTTCTGGCATTTCAATCACGTGGATGCCCACGGGAACGTTCCGCCGAACGAACTGCAACTGTTCTTCTATTTGTACTTCGTGATGACCGGCTTGCACGCTCTGCACGTCATCATCGGATTGGGAATCCTCTCGGTCATTGCGTTTTTTGCATGGCGAGGCAGGTACACGCCCCAGTACCACACGCCCGTTCACATCGCCGGCCTGTACTGGCACTTCGTGGACCTTGTCTGGATTTTCCTTTACCCATTGCTGTACCTGATCGCACACACGCACGTATAG
- a CDS encoding cytochrome C oxidase subunit IV family protein: MSEHISSTRSYWIVFAALMGLMILTAILSRVPMPGELNTLIALTIGAIKATLVLMFFMHLKYESYKLSAVVFVAGFFWLLIFFGLILTDYFGRNVLGVPGH, encoded by the coding sequence ATGTCGGAACACATTTCAAGCACCCGCAGTTACTGGATAGTATTCGCCGCCCTTATGGGCCTGATGATCCTGACGGCAATCCTGTCGCGCGTCCCCATGCCCGGCGAGTTGAATACCCTGATCGCGCTCACCATCGGCGCGATCAAGGCCACATTGGTGCTCATGTTCTTCATGCACCTGAAGTATGAGAGCTACAAGCTCAGTGCCGTGGTGTTCGTCGCAGGATTCTTCTGGCTGCTCATCTTCTTTGGGCTTATCCTCACCGACTACTTCGGACGCAACGTGCTCGGCGTGCCTGGCCACTAA
- a CDS encoding enolase C-terminal domain-like protein, which yields MAASIPITSIEVSVFTVPTSSPESDGTYEWNSTTMVLVHAHAGQETGIGYTYADESTAVLIRTRLAEIVRGSDALDVTSAWQKMVHSIRNLGRPGIASMAISAVDTALWDLKAKLLELPLVKLLGQLRDSIPIYGSGGFTSYSDQQLHEQLSRWVASGIPRVKMKIGRDPDADRHRVVVARRAIGPAAELFVDANGAYQRKQALDQAIDFADHGVTWFEEPVSSDDLGGLHFIRNHAPAPMEIAAGEYGYDLDYFRRMLETRAVDVLQADATRCSGFTGFLQVATLCEAHHLPLSAHCAPALHTHIACAAPSMRHVEYFHDHVRIESMFFDGVPQPVHGALFPDLSRPGIGLELKRADAERFAP from the coding sequence GTGGCTGCTTCAATTCCCATCACAAGCATCGAAGTTTCCGTCTTCACTGTTCCAACCAGTTCGCCTGAATCCGATGGCACCTACGAATGGAACAGCACCACGATGGTTCTTGTGCACGCTCATGCCGGACAAGAAACCGGTATCGGCTACACCTACGCTGACGAATCCACCGCTGTCCTGATCCGCACCAGACTTGCAGAGATCGTTCGTGGCTCCGACGCTCTCGACGTCACCTCCGCCTGGCAAAAGATGGTTCACTCCATCCGCAACCTCGGACGCCCCGGTATCGCTTCCATGGCCATCTCCGCCGTCGACACCGCACTCTGGGATCTGAAAGCTAAGCTGCTCGAGTTACCGCTCGTCAAACTTTTGGGACAGCTCCGCGACTCGATTCCGATCTACGGGAGCGGCGGTTTCACCTCCTACTCCGACCAGCAACTCCACGAGCAACTCAGCCGCTGGGTCGCCTCTGGCATTCCTCGCGTAAAGATGAAGATTGGCCGTGATCCAGACGCTGACCGACACCGCGTCGTCGTCGCCCGACGCGCCATCGGCCCTGCAGCGGAACTCTTCGTCGACGCCAATGGTGCCTACCAGCGCAAGCAGGCTCTCGATCAGGCAATCGACTTCGCCGACCATGGCGTGACCTGGTTCGAGGAACCCGTTTCTTCCGATGACCTCGGAGGTCTTCATTTCATCCGCAATCACGCACCTGCCCCTATGGAGATCGCCGCCGGAGAATACGGATACGACCTCGACTACTTCCGTCGCATGCTCGAAACCAGGGCCGTCGACGTCCTTCAAGCCGACGCTACTCGTTGTTCCGGTTTCACCGGATTCCTCCAGGTCGCAACCCTTTGCGAAGCGCATCACCTTCCGCTTTCCGCTCACTGCGCTCCCGCTTTGCACACGCACATTGCCTGTGCAGCTCCATCCATGCGACACGTTGAGTACTTCCACGATCACGTGCGGATCGAAAGCATGTTCTTCGACGGCGTCCCTCAACCAGTACACGGCGCACTATTTCCCGATTTGTCTCGTCCCGGCATCGGACTTGAACTGAAACGCGCCGATGCCGAGCGCTTTGCCCCCTGA
- a CDS encoding FAD-linked oxidase C-terminal domain-containing protein, which yields MSANELRILNNPTAFREPNWRKPDVDADALESALRKHVHGEVRFDRGSRGLYALDGSNYQQTPIGVVIPRTVEDAVAAINTAREFGAPILSRTGGTSLAGQCCNYAVVVDWTKYVNRITEVHPEEAWAWCEPGVIRDQLADAVCDHKLTYGPDPSTHTHCCIGGMIGNNSCGAHAQFGGKAVDNLEEMEVLLYDGTRMNVGWMDNEQLSAKIAAGGREGEIYVAIKSLRDRYAGLIRSNYPKIPRRVSGYNLDNLLPDEHGRFNIGRALVGSEGTLATILRAKVKLVYNHPQRVLLMLGYPDVYHAADHIMEVLESNPIALEGIDDVLVSNVRTKGGPHSKYISMLPEGNGWLMLEYGCDTIEEATEQAQRLMDRLKSKSDAPTMKLFTEKADEEKIWRLRESGLGATAFVPGEPITWEGWEDSAVAPERVGEYLRDLRALYNKYEYKSAMYGHFGMGCIHCRVSFDLFTKPGIEKYMRFLDEVTTMITSKYNGSLSGEHGDGQSKALFLDKMFGPELIEAFREFKGIWDPDWKMNPGKVVDPYRPDENLRLGPSYKPWQPKTHFQFPNDNGQMSHATLRCVGVGSCRRLAGEEGNDTMCASFMVTREEMHSTRGRAHLLWEMLKNGPDGPGLQKKAWRDEHVKEALDLCLACKGCKGDCPVNVDIATYKAEFLSHYWEGRIRPRHAFAFGFIDQWSRLASVAPSFVNLFTQLPGLSVAAKFAAGMPQQRQIPAFAPYTFKSWFRQNAPRTSNGHKVILWADTFNNYFFPETAQAAAEVLTAAGCDVHVPMQHLCCGRPLYDYGFLDTAKRYLRKIMHTLREDIENGTPIVVLEPSCASVFRDELHELMPNDLVAKKLRSNVKLLGEFLDTHTSFHPPKLRRKAIVHGHCHHKAIMRMDAEQKLLSRMALDVNELASGCCGMAGSFGYEKDKYDVSIAVGERVLLPAVRKAEVSTLVIADGFSCREQVQQQTSRHALHPAEVLKLALDNGERGTRTAYPEDEFVVPRVAAQKRGMLRAGLVAASAVAVTAWLLIRRK from the coding sequence ATGTCGGCCAACGAACTTCGTATCCTCAACAACCCGACAGCCTTTCGGGAACCCAACTGGCGCAAGCCTGACGTCGATGCCGATGCTCTGGAATCCGCACTACGCAAGCACGTCCACGGTGAGGTCCGTTTCGACCGCGGCTCCCGCGGCCTCTATGCTCTCGACGGCTCAAACTACCAGCAGACTCCCATCGGCGTCGTCATCCCCCGAACAGTCGAAGACGCCGTGGCTGCCATCAACACCGCCCGCGAGTTTGGCGCGCCCATCCTCTCCCGCACCGGCGGAACCAGCCTCGCCGGGCAGTGCTGTAACTATGCCGTCGTCGTCGACTGGACAAAGTACGTCAACCGCATCACCGAAGTGCATCCTGAGGAAGCTTGGGCATGGTGTGAGCCCGGCGTCATCCGCGATCAACTCGCTGACGCAGTCTGCGACCACAAACTCACCTATGGCCCCGACCCATCCACCCACACCCACTGCTGCATCGGCGGCATGATCGGCAACAACTCCTGCGGAGCCCATGCACAGTTCGGCGGCAAAGCCGTCGACAACCTTGAGGAGATGGAAGTCCTGCTCTACGACGGCACGCGCATGAACGTCGGATGGATGGACAATGAGCAACTCAGCGCGAAGATCGCCGCCGGCGGACGCGAAGGCGAAATCTACGTCGCGATTAAATCATTGCGCGACCGCTACGCCGGCCTGATTCGAAGTAACTACCCCAAGATTCCGCGTCGCGTTTCCGGCTATAACCTCGACAACCTGCTTCCCGACGAGCATGGTCGGTTCAACATCGGCCGCGCTCTCGTCGGCAGCGAAGGAACGCTCGCGACCATCCTTCGCGCGAAGGTGAAACTCGTCTACAACCATCCGCAGCGCGTTCTGCTGATGCTCGGCTACCCCGATGTCTACCACGCCGCCGACCACATCATGGAAGTTCTCGAATCAAATCCGATCGCGCTCGAAGGGATCGACGACGTGCTCGTCTCCAACGTCAGAACCAAGGGCGGCCCGCATTCGAAATACATCTCCATGCTTCCCGAAGGCAACGGCTGGCTCATGCTCGAGTACGGCTGCGACACGATCGAAGAGGCCACCGAGCAGGCACAACGCCTGATGGATCGCCTGAAGTCCAAGTCTGACGCGCCTACGATGAAGCTCTTCACCGAGAAGGCCGACGAGGAGAAGATCTGGCGACTCCGTGAATCCGGACTTGGTGCCACCGCCTTTGTTCCCGGCGAGCCCATCACGTGGGAAGGTTGGGAAGATTCCGCCGTCGCCCCCGAGCGTGTCGGCGAATACCTTCGGGACCTTCGTGCGCTCTACAACAAGTACGAATACAAGTCCGCCATGTACGGCCACTTCGGGATGGGGTGCATTCACTGCCGCGTCAGTTTCGATCTCTTCACGAAACCTGGGATCGAGAAGTACATGCGCTTTCTCGATGAAGTGACCACCATGATCACTTCGAAGTACAACGGATCGCTCTCCGGCGAACACGGCGACGGACAATCGAAGGCGCTCTTCCTCGATAAGATGTTCGGCCCCGAACTGATCGAGGCATTCCGCGAGTTCAAAGGCATCTGGGACCCCGACTGGAAAATGAACCCCGGCAAGGTCGTCGATCCATATCGTCCCGACGAGAATCTCCGCCTTGGCCCGAGCTACAAGCCATGGCAGCCCAAGACGCATTTCCAATTCCCCAACGACAACGGTCAGATGTCTCACGCAACGTTGCGGTGCGTCGGTGTCGGTTCGTGCCGGCGGCTTGCGGGCGAAGAGGGCAACGACACCATGTGTGCCAGTTTCATGGTCACGCGCGAGGAAATGCACTCCACTCGCGGTCGCGCCCACCTGCTCTGGGAAATGCTGAAGAACGGTCCCGACGGGCCCGGTTTGCAAAAAAAAGCCTGGCGCGACGAACACGTCAAGGAAGCGCTCGACCTATGTCTTGCCTGCAAGGGATGCAAAGGCGATTGCCCGGTCAACGTCGATATCGCAACGTACAAAGCTGAGTTCCTCTCCCACTACTGGGAAGGGCGCATTCGGCCGCGTCATGCATTCGCTTTTGGCTTCATCGACCAATGGTCTCGTCTGGCATCCGTCGCGCCCAGTTTCGTAAATCTGTTTACGCAATTGCCCGGCCTCAGCGTCGCGGCCAAGTTCGCAGCCGGGATGCCGCAGCAGCGCCAGATTCCTGCTTTCGCGCCGTACACGTTCAAATCTTGGTTCCGTCAGAACGCACCACGAACCAGCAACGGACACAAAGTCATCCTTTGGGCCGACACCTTTAACAACTACTTTTTCCCCGAAACCGCGCAGGCCGCCGCCGAAGTTCTCACTGCCGCCGGATGCGACGTTCATGTCCCCATGCAGCATCTCTGCTGCGGCCGTCCGCTCTACGATTACGGCTTTCTCGACACTGCGAAACGATACCTGCGCAAGATCATGCATACGCTGCGTGAAGACATCGAAAACGGAACGCCGATCGTCGTGCTTGAGCCCAGTTGCGCGAGCGTTTTCCGTGACGAACTGCACGAATTGATGCCCAACGATCTGGTGGCCAAAAAGCTTCGCTCTAACGTCAAGCTACTTGGAGAATTTCTCGACACTCACACCAGCTTCCATCCGCCGAAGCTCCGTCGCAAGGCCATCGTTCACGGGCACTGCCATCACAAAGCCATCATGCGGATGGACGCCGAACAAAAGCTGCTCAGCCGTATGGCCCTCGACGTTAACGAGCTTGCCTCCGGCTGCTGCGGCATGGCCGGATCGTTTGGATATGAGAAAGACAAATACGACGTATCCATTGCGGTCGGTGAGCGAGTCCTCCTGCCGGCGGTCCGCAAGGCCGAAGTCTCAACCTTGGTAATCGCCGACGGGTTTAGTTGTCGTGAGCAGGTTCAGCAGCAGACCTCTCGCCACGCGCTGCATCCTGCCGAAGTCCTCAAACTTGCGCTCGACAACGGCGAACGCGGAACCAGAACTGCCTATCCCGAAGACGAATTCGTCGTTCCGCGAGTAGCGGCGCAGAAGCGCGGCATGCTGCGCGCTGGGCTCGTCGCCGCTTCGGCCGTTGCTGTCACCGCCTGGCTGCTAATCCGGCGTAAATAG
- the nrfH gene encoding cytochrome c nitrite reductase small subunit, translated as MNHRALTTTLAVLIGVAVGLGLYTFVYARGYSYMLNDPAACTNCHVMQEYYDAWQKSSHRQVAKCNDCHTPHNFFGKYAVKAENGFNHSWRFTTGMFPDNIEIRPSDAKVTEGTCRSCHEEITTAIIGAHDEGMSCIKCHYNVGHSASSFVMGMSDEVSPPESEAAKTRTEIPHGKR; from the coding sequence ATGAACCACCGCGCTCTCACCACTACGCTCGCAGTGCTCATCGGCGTCGCCGTCGGACTGGGTCTGTACACGTTCGTGTACGCGCGTGGCTACTCCTACATGCTCAACGACCCCGCTGCATGTACCAACTGCCACGTAATGCAGGAGTATTACGACGCTTGGCAGAAGTCCAGCCACCGGCAGGTCGCCAAGTGCAACGACTGTCATACACCGCATAACTTCTTCGGAAAGTACGCCGTAAAGGCCGAGAACGGTTTCAATCATTCCTGGCGCTTCACCACAGGAATGTTCCCCGACAATATCGAGATCCGTCCCAGCGACGCCAAGGTGACCGAAGGCACGTGTCGCTCATGCCACGAAGAGATCACCACCGCAATTATCGGCGCCCACGATGAAGGCATGTCGTGTATCAAGTGTCATTACAATGTCGGGCATTCGGCGTCGTCCTTCGTCATGGGCATGAGCGACGAAGTCAGTCCACCCGAATCCGAAGCTGCAAAGACTCGTACGGAGATTCCTCATGGCAAACGATAA
- a CDS encoding ammonia-forming cytochrome c nitrite reductase subunit c552 — MANDNPAGNGRRQRKLTITVFVLAVIATVAVAALLINIFEHKQEAKNPFFRVVELTETTEDPAIWGKNFPLQYDLYLRTVDQKRTRYGGSEALPHSPTEGDPREIVTASKIEADPRLKTMWAGYAFSKDYREKRGHAYMLTDQMFTERQKVAKQPGTCLNCHASMWVAYNQLGNGDIFKGFDAINHMPYFEARKHVTRAIACIDCHDPKTMQLRVTRPAFIEGIRALKASQGIQNFDVNKDATRQEMRAYVCGQCHVEYYFKGPEKRLTFPWAKGLKLENIVSYYEEQKFTDWTHGETGTPALKAQHPEFETWSQGIHARSGVTCADCHMPYLREGGLKISDHNVHSPVLQINRSCQTCHRWPEQEIKSRVEEIQTRFFDTRNVALDALMDLIADIKAAKDAGATDAQLAEARGYHRKAQFYIDFLVSENSMGFHASQYSIKSLAEAIDYCRKGQNSLRQLRNVKTASAAVAATMAGK; from the coding sequence ATGGCAAACGATAATCCCGCCGGAAACGGACGCCGGCAGCGCAAACTTACCATTACTGTCTTCGTACTCGCCGTGATCGCCACCGTTGCCGTCGCCGCGCTGCTCATCAACATCTTCGAGCACAAACAGGAAGCCAAGAACCCGTTCTTCCGCGTCGTCGAACTCACGGAGACCACTGAAGACCCGGCGATCTGGGGTAAAAACTTCCCGTTACAGTACGACCTCTATCTCCGCACGGTCGACCAGAAGCGCACCCGCTATGGTGGCAGCGAAGCTCTCCCGCATTCCCCGACCGAAGGGGACCCGCGCGAGATCGTCACCGCTTCCAAGATTGAAGCCGATCCACGCCTCAAGACCATGTGGGCCGGATACGCTTTCTCGAAGGACTATCGTGAGAAGCGTGGCCACGCGTACATGCTTACCGACCAGATGTTTACCGAGCGGCAGAAGGTCGCAAAGCAGCCCGGCACATGCCTGAATTGCCATGCCTCTATGTGGGTGGCCTACAACCAACTTGGCAACGGCGACATTTTCAAGGGATTTGACGCCATCAATCACATGCCTTATTTCGAGGCGCGCAAGCATGTGACGAGGGCCATCGCGTGCATCGACTGCCATGACCCCAAGACAATGCAGTTGCGTGTTACCCGGCCAGCCTTTATCGAAGGCATTCGCGCGCTGAAGGCATCGCAGGGGATCCAGAATTTCGACGTAAACAAAGACGCCACGCGCCAGGAGATGCGCGCCTACGTCTGCGGACAATGCCATGTCGAGTACTACTTCAAAGGCCCCGAGAAGCGCTTGACCTTCCCCTGGGCAAAGGGCCTGAAACTCGAGAACATCGTTTCCTATTACGAAGAACAAAAGTTTACAGATTGGACTCACGGCGAAACCGGCACCCCGGCTCTAAAAGCGCAGCATCCCGAGTTCGAAACCTGGAGCCAGGGTATTCACGCGCGCTCCGGTGTTACCTGCGCTGATTGCCACATGCCGTATTTGCGAGAGGGCGGGTTAAAGATCAGCGACCATAACGTCCACAGTCCGGTGCTTCAGATCAACCGCTCCTGCCAGACATGTCATCGCTGGCCTGAACAGGAGATCAAGAGCCGAGTGGAAGAAATCCAGACTCGCTTCTTCGACACCCGCAACGTCGCTCTCGATGCACTCATGGACCTGATCGCCGATATCAAGGCAGCCAAGGACGCGGGCGCTACCGACGCGCAACTCGCCGAAGCACGCGGCTACCATCGCAAAGCACAGTTCTATATTGACTTCCTTGTCTCTGAGAACTCGATGGGCTTCCACGCTTCCCAATACTCAATCAAGTCGCTCGCCGAAGCGATCGACTACTGCCGCAAAGGACAGAACTCCCTTCGGCAATTGCGCAACGTGAAAACCGCCTCCGCGGCAGTTGCCGCAACCATGGCGGGAAAGTAG
- a CDS encoding cytochrome c: protein MRKLLLVVMLVCVAVALIAQTGDKPKVQIVPAKHTSAASGQEMYKTYCASCHGVDGKGSGPASSAMKEPVPDITRMQRQNNGKYPEARVIESIRGDRTIAAHGSKDMPVWGAILSQVSRRDEAELQLRYRNLADHIASLQEK from the coding sequence ATGCGCAAACTCTTACTCGTTGTCATGTTGGTTTGTGTCGCTGTGGCGCTCATTGCGCAAACTGGCGACAAGCCTAAGGTCCAGATTGTTCCGGCGAAACATACGTCCGCTGCATCAGGGCAGGAGATGTACAAAACCTATTGCGCCTCTTGTCATGGGGTCGACGGCAAGGGAAGCGGGCCAGCATCCTCCGCGATGAAAGAACCGGTACCGGATATCACCCGAATGCAAAGACAGAACAACGGTAAATATCCGGAAGCACGAGTCATCGAGAGCATCCGTGGTGATCGCACCATTGCGGCGCACGGCTCGAAAGATATGCCCGTCTGGGGCGCTATCCTTTCGCAGGTAAGCCGCCGGGACGAAGCTGAGCTCCAGTTGCGCTATCGCAACCTGGCTGACCACATTGCATCTTTGCAGGAAAAGTAA